Part of the Rhizobium viscosum genome is shown below.
GTCGGCATTACCTGCGGCGCGCTGTCGGCGGCGATGACCCTCTCGCAGGGCGAATACCTGATGTCGCTGGTGACCTGGAACGGCGGCTCGCTCAGCCAGCAGGACTGGTCGACGACGGTAACGCTCGGCCTGGAGCTGCTGCTCGGCCTCGCCATCACCCTCCTGTTGCTGCGCCCGCTCACCCTGCTCGGCCTCGGCGACAGCAGTGCCCGCTCGCTGGGCGTCGCACTCGTCGGCACGCGCATAGCTATTGCCAGCCTTGCCGTGGCGCTGAGCGCCGGCGTTGCCGCTGCCGTCGGCCTCGTCAGCTTCGTCGGTCTTGCCGCCCCGGCGCTGGTGCGCCTGCTCGGCATCCGCACGACGCGCAGCATTCTGCTTTTGTCGCCTGTCGCCGGCGGCCTCTTGCTCTGGTTCTGCGATGGCATCGTCCAGCTCGTCGCCTCTTCGGCGGGCGAAACCTTTCCGACGGGATCGGTGACGGCCTTGATCGGCGGGCCGCTGTTGCTCTGGCTGCTGCCGCAGGTGCGGGCCGTCGAGCCGCCGCAGCCGCCAGATAGCGTTGTCGTCTCCCGTGCGCCGCTGTCGCGCCTCGTCTTCATCCTCTGCCTGCTGCCGCCGCTTGCCTGGGCGGCCCTCTGCATTGCGCGCCTGCCCGATGGCTGGATGTTGCTCAGCGGCGATCTCTTCTGGGAGCTCTTTCCTGCCCGCTGGCCGCGGCTTCTGGCATCGGCTGCCGCCGGCGGCCTGCTTGCCATGGCAGGCACCATCCTGCAGCGCCTCACCGGCAATCCGATGGCGAGCCCGGAAGTGCTGGGTGTCAGCGGCGGGGCGGGCGTCGGTTATGCCGTTGCCTTGAGCTTCTCGGCTAATGCCGGCGCGCCTGCGCTCTTTCTCGGCGCCGGCGGCGGTGCGATCGTCGTGCTCGTTATCGTGGCACTCTTTTCCGCCCGCCGGCATCTGCCGTCCGAACGCCTGCTGCTCGCAGGCATTTCCGTCAGCGCCTTTTCGTCGGCGATCCTGAGCGCGCTTCTTGCCGTCGGCGATCAGCGCGCCTGGCAGATCCTCGCCTGGCTCGGCGGCTCGGCTGCGGCGGCCACGCCGCAAACGGCCGCGTTCCTCGCCGGCCTCACCGTCCTTGTTCTGATAATCGGCCTGATCTTCACGCGATGGCTGACGATCCTGCCACTCGGGGCACCCACCGCGCTTGCGCTTGGCTTACCGCTTGTCGGTGCCCGCATGCAGATGGTGTTGACGGCAGGCATTGCGACCGCTGCCGCCTCGCTGCTCGTCGGCCCCTTGAGTTTCGTCGGCTTGATGGCTCCGCACATTGCCCACCATGCCGGCTTCGAAAAGGCCGGCAGCAGGCTGCTCGCCTCCGCCGTCATCGGCGCCGTGCTGATGGTGATCGCCGATCTCGGCGCCCGCACCGTCACGTTTCCCTATGAACTGCCGCTCGGTCTTTTTGCGGCCTTTGCCGGCGCGCCCTATCTTGTCTGGATGATAGGCAAAAGGCAGTGAGAGCGGTCCGTCCAAGTGGACGATCAGCCGCGCGGAGAGGATGCGGCAACCGACTGTGGCCGCGCGGCTTCAGCTGGTGGCAATGACGACAGGAAATCAGCCTGGGGCAGGGGACGGGAGAACAGGAAGCCCTGCAGGTCGTTGCAGCCGGCAGCAACGAGAAAGTCTCTCTGCCCTTTCGTCTCGACGCCTTCGGCCGTTGTCGCCTTTCCAAGCGTGCGGCTCAAGCCCAGGATCGCAGAAACGATGGCGGCGCCCTCGGCCTGTGTTCCCAGCAACCTTACGAAGGACCGGTCGATCTTGATGCGGTCGATGTTGAACTGAATGAGGTGACTGAGCGAAGAGAAGCCGGTGCCGAAATCGTCGAGCGCAATCCGGATCCCCTGGGATCGAAGCCTGCCGAGTGTGCTCTGCGCGGTCTCGTCGATATTGAAGAGGGCAGCTTCCGTCAGTTCCAGCTCGAGGCGCGATGGCGGCAGGCCGGTTTCCGCCAGGATCGACAGCACATGGCGGTCGAAGTCCCGATGCCGGATTTGCGAGGGCGAGACGTTGACGGCGACCGACATGTCGGCTGGCCAGCCTGCGGCTGCCTTTGCCGCGTTCCTCAGCACCCACCCGCCAAGCTGGTCGATCATGCCCGCTTCCTCGGCGATCGGGATGAACTTGTCCGGCGACAGCAGTCCCTGAGTGGGGTGGCGCCACCGCAGGAGGGCCTCTGCACCCGAAAGTTTTCCATGCGCGTCAGCACGATGCACGCCCTGAAAGAAGACCTCCAGATAGCCGACATCACCTGAACGCGCATTCTCCGCGCTGCCGGGGGGAAGCGTGTGACCTTCCAGCACGAGGCGAAGATCGTTCTTGAGATTTTCCCGTGCCTCGACCCGGTGATCCAGGGAAGGATCATATTCAATCAGGCGGCCGCGCCCGCTGGTCTTGGCTTCGTAAAGGGCGACGTCCGCACGCCGCAAAATCTCGCTGGTTGCATGGGTCGCGTCATGAAAGGCAGTGATGCCGATCGAGCATCCGATGCGGACGACAACATCACCGCCGCGAAGCTGAAACGGCTTGCTCAGGGCCTCGATAATGGCGTTGCAGAGGAGGACGTAGCTATCGTCGCCTTCCCTGACATCGGGAAGAAGCAGGGCGAATTCATCGCCGCCGAGCCTTGCAAGCGTATCGCCTGGGTCGATCAGGGCATTCATCCTGTCGACGGCGCCGCGCAGCAGCTCGTCGCCGGCGGCATGCCCATGAATGTCGTTCACTTCCTTGAATTTGTCGAGATCGACGAGGGCAAGGACGGCGCACTCGCCGGGAGATTTCATGGCCGAAAGGCATTGCTCGAAACGCGCCGCAAAGAGCGCCCGGTTCGGCAGGCCCGTCAATACGTCATGCAGCGAAAGATGCCGCGCGTGATGTTCGCTGGCGCTGAGTTCTCTGAGGCTGCCGCGCAAACGGCCCATTAAGGCGAAGAAGAGGCCTGCGATGACAAGGCCGGCCACGGAGAGCACGGGAACAAGCCGGCCGATGACGCGTGATCCAGGCAGATCCGGCGTCCAGATGATGAAGCCGATCGGATCGCCTGATGCCGTTGCCTCGATTTCGAAGGCAACTTCATTCTGCTCCTGATCCGCGGTGCGGGCATAACGAGCGCCGGCCAGCCCCTGTTCGCGGCTCAGCGTATCGAGCGTGACACCGTCGAGGAAGCGGAATGCCACAAGATAGAGCCTGGTGCCGTCATTCCCTTGCTGCGGATCCACTTTCGAGGAACCCGTGACCGAAACGACGCCGGCGACCGAAGGCCGGCCCTCAAGCCGCATCAGTTCCACCCGGCTGGGTTCCGGATCGGAGCTCGGCCCCTGTGGCGCACCGTCGTGCGTTGCTTCCAGATCCTGGATCATTGGCTGAAGCAGGGGTCGCACCCATTTGAAGCGGCGTTTCGTTTCAGGATCGGACTGTAGGGCAAGCTCGCCTGCCGGGGTCACGAGGAATGCCGCGTTGTAGCCGAATACCGTTGTCGCGATCTTGCCGAATGTCGCTGCCGATGTCGTACCTGCGCGCTCGCTCTTGCCGTCGGCCGGTGCCGAATCTGCCACCAGCAGTGAAGCATAGCCTGCTCCCATCAGCTGGATGTCTTGCGATACGCGCTGGACCTGATCCAGGAGGCGGCTGTTGACGAGTTGGCGCTGCCGATCGAGCGCGGCTGCGTCGCTTTCCCTCCCGGCCCAGATAGCAGCCAGGAACACCAGGCCAAGAATTGCCAGGCCGCTGATCGCAAGCAGCACCAGTATCGACCCGGACGACGTCCAGGTCGCTCTGTGAGCGAATAATCTTAAAGACGGATCAGCAGGCACGCAGTCTTCTCCCGAGCGCCCTGATACTGACCGCGATTGTTTACAAAATGCTTTTCAAGCAGCATCAAAATTAATGGCCCAAAATGATGAGCTTTTTAATCGTTTTGTGATTGGCTGCTCATTGCGCAACGCTTGCCGATGCAAGGTTGGCGATCGGGCTCTACGTCAAGGTGATTGATATGTTGCGATTGGGATCTCTCTACCGTTCGAAGTTCTTCGCATTTGCTTGTGCGGCCGTTGTGTCGGTCGGTATTTTTGTGCCCGCTGCTGTCCGGGCTGCCGAAAACGACAGCATCCGCATAGCCGTCGAGGGTGCGTTTCCGCCGTTCAACTATGTCGATTCCAATAATCAGCTGCAGGGATTCGACGTGGATATCGCCAAGGCCCTTTGCGAGACCGCGAAATTGAAGTGCGAATTCGTCATCCAGGAATGGACGGCGATGATCCCGAACCTGCTCGACAACAAGTATGACGCGATCATCTCGTCGATGTCGATGAGCGCCGAGCGGCGGCAAAAGGTTGCCTTCACGCAGAAATATTATGACAGCCCGACGGTGTTCATCGCGCGCAAGAAGTTCGACATTGCCGGGACGTCAGCCGATGATCTGAAGAAGCTGCGGCTCGGCGTGACGGCAGCAACCTCCCAGGAATCCTACGCCAAGAAATTCTATAGCGGTGTCGCGACGACCGTATTCCAGGCATCGCCGGATCTCTACAAGGGTCTTGCTGACGGCAAGGTCGATATCATCCTGGAAGACAAGCTCGCGGTCTACGACTGGCTCGCAAACACCAAGGCGGGCAGCTGCTGCGAATTCAAGGGCGACGATATCAAGAACACGGAATATTTCGGTGACGGAGCTGGCATCGCCGTGCGTCCGACCGACAAGCCGCTGCTGGACAAGCTCAATGCTGCGCTCGAAGAGATCGAAACCAACGACACCTACGATACGATCAATGCGAAATATTTCCCGTTCAGCATCCGCTAAGGTTGCGGCGCCCGGCTGCGATCTCCCCGGTGTCTCCCCGGCATTGATCGATGGCGGCGGTTTCCGTTTCGCCCGATATCCGTCAACAACAAAAGACCCAGGGCAACAGCCCTGAGTCCCGTTTCAATAATAAAACCGAAGATGGCTGCGGGTTACTTAGCGGCCAGCCGTGCTTTCAGCGCATCGGCCTGCGCCTTCAATTGGGCGCCCTGCTCGGCAGCGGTCAAATTCGTCGTCTGGTTTTCGAACATGATCTGGCCATTGAGGATAGGCACGCGCCCGGTCACGGCCGTCGCCAGCGATTTTCTGGCGTTCGTCGAGGTTGAGGCGACATCCATGCTGCTCTCATCGCCGAAGGCCAGATGGACAGTCATGCCTTTCGACATGTCCAACGTCAGGCTGTCATGCGATCCCTTGAACGAAATCACCATGCTGTCGCCGCGGTCGTCGATGATGATATCATCCTTCGAGTAGCCGGTGAGATTGATGGTCAGGTCGTCTCGCGACAGGATCGTATCTTTGCCGTCGCCCTTGGCGAAATTGACAGTCGAATCTACGCCCGTCAGTCGGATGACGTCATCGCCCGTGCCGCCAGTGACATTGGAATGGGCGCCGGTCTGGATGTAGTCGTTGCCCTCGCCGGCATCGACGGTTTCATAGCCGAAAATCTGGTAGTCCTGACCGGGACCGTTATTGACCGATGTAATGATGACATCGTCGCCTGCTCCGGCCTGAACGGTGGAATAGCCATAGGCAAAGACCAGATCGTTGCCTTCGCCTGCGTCGATCGTCGAATGGTCGCCGCCTTCCATCGCATCGTTGCCCGCGCCGCCGGTAAGATCCACATAGCTGTAGCCAATGACCACATCATTGCCATCGCCGCCAGATGCCTGAGAGTGGCCGCTGACCTGGAGCACATCGTTGCCGCCGCCGCCTGCGACAGTGGAATAATCGGAGGTCTGGACGATGTCGTCTCCATCGCCGGCATCGACGGTTGCATGGTCATATGTCCAGATCACATCATTGCCGGCCCCTGCCGTAACGGACGAATAGGAATAGGTGGAAACGTAGTTGTTGCCCGAGCCCGTCTCGATCGTGGCACCGTCCATGGTCATGATCATGTCGTTGCCGGCACCGGCATGCACGGTCGCGTATGAGCCGGCGAAAACACCGTCGTCGCCGTCTCCGGCATCGATCTCGGCATCGTCTCCGGCCAGGATAATATCGTCGCCGCCGCCGGCGCTGATCTTGGCATGGGCAAGTGCCAGGATGATGTCGCCAGCATCGGTGCCCTGAATCTCGGCACCGTTCATCAAGGCAGACAGGATCGAGGAGTAGGCCTGCTTCGTCGGTTCGTCGAGATGCGACAGCAGATTGCCGAGAATCTGGCCGGCTGCACTTTGCGGTTGGGGTGCATTACCTGCACGACCCAGCAGATATTGTGTATTCGTCCAAATATTGCCCCCGGCGGGAGGGATCTGCATCATGGCCATTCTCCGGATAAACCCACCCTTCGCGCTCATGCGGACGGTGGCTGGTGAATTGCAGGAGCCTCATGCGCCAAACCTATCGTGAGTTGCAATATCTGGTTTGAAGGTAAAACAGCAGTAAACAAGAGTTGGGAGATGTCGCACGGTATACGTACATTCGCTCGGAGAGAAACGCTTTTCGGTTGAAAAATCAGCGATTGCCATGTTGATCGCGACAGTCTGAAGTGGCGTAGCTTCCGGCATGATGGTCGATTGCCAGGACAGGGGCGATGCCGAGGGTTGGGAACGCTGCATCCGACCGGTACATGCCCTTGAGCAATCCTGTCTGTGCCTTAGCTCTCGGTAATGCGCCGATCTTCGTCGGAGCCGACCGAAAGCTGCTTCCAGTCGAGATCTTCCTGCAATTCGAGATATTGCGTCGCGCCGATCTGGTCCTTGTCGCGCAGTTCCTCCAGGCGTTGGCGCTGGGCGATCACGGCGGCGATCGTCAGTTTGCGGCGGCGCTCGAGCGGCGAGGTCCCGCCACGGTCTGAGGGCACTGTCCAGTGGTCCTTGCAGATCGTCCGGATCGCCTCGGCCTCGGCGCCGCCTTCCTTTTCGAGCCGCTGGAACGCCGCCTCGGCGAGCGAACGCCTTGCCGCTTCCAGTTCGTCATCGAATTGGCTTTGCCGCCCGAGTTTCAGGAAGTGGATCATCGGGGCAAGTGTCGCTCCCTGGATGACGAGGGTTGCCAGCACCACGGCAAAGGCTGTCAGGACGACGAGGTCCCGTTCCGGAAAGTCGGCGGGCAGGGCAAAGGCAGTGGCGAGCGTGACGAGGCCACGCATGCCGGACCAGCCGACCAGGAAGGTTTCTCCATGCTTGAAGGGAGCCAGCATTTTGCCGTTCCGGTGGCGCGAAATGACGATCACATGCAGCAGGAAGGCCATCGCAAGGCGCGCCAGGATGACGCCGACCACCACGATGGCGGCAAAACCAAGCGCCCGCTCGAGCGCGTCGGCGGACATGGATTCGACAATGCTGCGCGCCTGCAACCCCATCAGCAGGAAGGCGACGACATTCAGCAGGAAGACGACCGTCGTCCAGACGGCGAAGGAATGCACCCGCATGCGCGGGGAATCGTCGACCGTCGAAAGCGTTGCGATCGTCATGGCGCTCGCAACCGTCGCAAGCACCGCCGAGAGATGCAGATGCTCGGCGATCAGCCAGGTCGAAAAGGCATAGACGAACTGCAGCAGCGTGCCGCCGACCGTATTCTCGGTGATCGGTCGGAGCCGCGAGACGAAGAAGCCGAAGGCGATGCCGAGGAGAATGCCGCCGGGTGCGGCAAAGCCGATCTGGAGCGCCGTCGCGCCATCGAGCCCGCCGCGCGCCTGGACTGTGAGTGCCGCTCCAAACAGCAGCAGCGCCGTTGCGTCGTTAAACAGGCTTTCGCCCTTGAGCAGCGCATCCACACGTCGGTCTACCGGCAGATTGGAAAGCACGGCGGTCGCTGCAGCGGCATCGGGTGGGGCAACGATGGCGCCGAGCGTCACGGCAACCGCAATCGGCAGTCCCACCGTCATCATGCTGATCGACACCACCACGCCTGTTGTCACCAGAACGGCAATGACGGCATAGAAGATCAGCGGCAGCAGCATGCGCCGTGCGGCCCCCATCGGGAAGTCATAGGCGGAATCGACGAGGACGGGTGCGATGAACAGCGCAAGCGCCGTCGGTGGATCGATCGGGATGACTGGCGCACCAGGCAGCATCGCTACGCCGACGCCGGCGGCAGCCAGAATGCCGGGATAGGGAAGGTGCATGCGCCGGGTGATCTGCAGGAGCAGGATGGCGACGGCGAGCAGGGCGACGAGCGTTTCGAAGAAGGTCATGTCGGCAGTGTAGCAGGCTTTCCGTCGCATTGAAGCGGGTGCGGCTCCCATGTAAAGCTGAAGCCTGTCAAGGTGATGACAGAAGGCGGGGCGAAGCCGTGACGATGGACTACGATGTGGCTGTTATCGGCGCCGGCGCGGCGGGCATTGCAGCGGCGCGAAAGCTCGCCGATGCCGGCCGCTCGGTCGTCATTCTCGAGGCCAGCAGCCGCGTTGGCGGTCGTGCCTGGACCGTCGAACTTTCCGGCATGTCACTCGATATGGGCTGCGGCTGGCTGCATTCGGCCGAGCGCAATCCCCTCGTCGCGATCGGCCGCGACGCCGGCTTCACGATCGAGCGCGGGCCGACCGCCTGGCAGAATCAGTGGCGTGATCTCGGCTTCTCGCCGGCAGAACGTGCGGCTGCTGCCGCTGCCTGGGAGGCGCTTGAAGAGCGGCTGCGGGCCAATCCGCCGGCAAGCGACAGGGCCTCGGATGCGCTGGAGCCGGCTGGTGAGTGGAATGCCTATTGCCAGTCGCTGTCAGGTTATCTGAACGGCGCGCCGCTGGAGCGGCTGTCGGTTGCCGATTTCCTTGCCTATGACAGTGCCGCAACCGATGCCAACTGGCGCGTGCACCAAGGCTATGGAAACCTGATCGCTGCTGCCATTCCAGACGTGACCTTGCGTCTTTCGACGCCGGTCCGCCGTATCGCGCTGACCGGTAAGCGCGTGCGGCTGGAAACCGATCGCGGCCCGGTCACGGCAGGTGCGGCAATCGTCACGGTCTCGACCAATGTTCTCGCTTACGGGACTATCGCCTTCGACCCTGAGGCCGATGATCATCTGCATGCCGCAGCGCAACTGCCGCTCGGCCTTGCCGACAAGCTGTTCATGGAGCTCCACGGCAATCATGGCCTCGAGCCGGAAACCCATCTGCTCGGCGATGCCAGGAACGACGAGACCGGCAGCTATTACATCCGGCCGCTCGGACGCCCGGCTGTCGAAGGCTTCTTCGGCGGCAAGGGCGCCGTCGTCATCGAGCAGGCCGGCCTGCTCGACGCCTTCGCCTTTGCCCTCGACCAGCTTTCATCGCTCCTGGGCAACGACATCCGCCGCCACCTGCGGCCGCTTGCAGCCTCGTCCTGGTGCCACACGGATTGGGTTCGCGGCTCCTACAGCCATGCGCTGCCTGGCCATGCGAATGCGCGTACCATCCTTGCACGACCGGTCGGCGGCCGGCTGTTTTTCGCCGGTGAGGCGACACACATATCCGACTTCTCGACGGCGCATGGCGCATGGGCGAGCGGGTTGCGGGCCGCCGACGAGGTGATGGACAGCGCCGGCTAAAGGCTGTTTGGCCTTGGTCACAGATACGCACGCTTTGGCCGCCGCCTAAAGTGTGATCTAGTTTTCCCCGCTTTCGAATTGCCGCCCAGCATAAAGGATGCGCAAGATAACAACCTCTGTCGGTCCAAAGACGAATGCCACGCTTACTCGCCGCTCAAAACCCACGACGCGCAAACCCGGACGGACATGATCACGAATGCTGCCCCGTTCAGGAAATGTCTCAAACCCATCCATAAAGGCCTTGATGCGCGCCACGTAATTGCGGGCGACGGCAGCAGATGCGGATTTTTTGCGGACGAAACCGTAGATACGCGCCAAGTCCAACTCCGCCTCTTCAGTGAGGCGGACCTGATAGCGCTCCATCAATCTTCTTCTCGGTCGATTTCGTCCATTCGCGCTTCCAGGCGCTTCCAGGCTTCGTCAATGGGCAGGGCTTTTGTGGGGTCCGCCTTGTGGGCATCGTAGGTGGCTGCAACTTCTGTGCGCAGCCAGTGCTCGACAGCGTTTTCGCGTTCCTGCAAAGCCCGGAGCCCTTCGCGGATGACTTCACTTTCTGAGACATAATCGCCGTTTGCCACCCGCTGCTTGACGAGATTCGCCATTTCCACCGGCAGCGTGATGCTCAGCTGTTGCGTTGAACGCAAGACTTACACTCCTGTCTTTTCGCCCCTTTATATCACGCGATAGGATAGAATCCTACTCTCTCGTGCCTCAACAATTTCCCTTGGCCGTCAATTCAAAGTGGACGTTCGACCAATTCAAAATGAGATCGACGCGTAGCATTCCTAAGCCTGCCGCAGAGAGCCAATACTACACGTCGGTCGCAATCCGTCTCGCCTGTCACTCCGATGCTCTCGTTCACTGCCGCTACGAGTGTCCGCGGGATGGGCGATCTCGGCAGCCTTATTGCAATGTGCGACCCTGAAGCTGTCCTGCGGCAAAGTCCGGCACGGCAGCCGCCTGATTGTTGCCATCGAGGCCGGTCGCCACGACAGAGACGCGGAACCTTCCGTCCAGGCTGCGGTCGAAGATGGCCCCGACGACGATTTCGGCGTCGTCCTGCACTTCATCGCGAATGCGGCTTGCAGCCTCGTCGACCTCGAAGAGGGTCATGTCGGAACCGCCGGAAATCGAGATCAGCACGCCCTTGGCACCCTTCATCGAGATATCGTCGAGCAGCGGATTGGCAATGGCAGCTTCCGCCGCCTTCATCGCGCGTGCCTCGCCTTCAGCCTCACCCGTGCCCATCATCGCCCGGCCCATGCCGCGCATGACGGACTTCACATCGGCGAAGTCGAGGTTGATCAGGCCTTCCTTGACGATGAGATCGGTGATGCAGCCCACACCGGCATAAAGCACGCGGTCTGCCGTCATGAAGGCATCGGCGAAGGTGGTCTTTGCGTCTGCAATGCGGAAGAGGTTCTGGTTGGGAATGACGATGACGGTATCGGCCGCCTGGCGCAGCGCCTCGATGCCGGCTTCCGCCATCTTCATGCGGCGATTGCCTTCGAAGGTGAACGGCTTCGTGACGACGCCGACCGTCAGAATGCCCGCCGCACGGGCCGCATGCGCGATGACGGGTGCAGCACCCGTGCCTGTGCCGCCGCCCATGCCGGCGGTGACGAAACACATATGCGAGCCGCTCAGGTGATCCATGATCTCGTCGAGCGATTCCTCGGCGGCGGCACGGCCGACTTCCGGCAGGGAGCCGGCGCCGAGACCTTCCGTGACGTGGGCGCCGAGCTGAATGCGGCGCGTCGCCTTGGAGGTCGCGAGCACCTGGGCGTCGGTATTTGCGGCGATGAAATCAACGCCCGCCAGTTTTTCGTCGATCATATTGTTGATCGCGTTCCCGCCACCGCCGCCGACGCCAATCACTGTGATCTGCGGCCGTAGTCCCGTAATGCCGCTCTTGGCGTCTGTCATCGAACTCTCCTTTTGTCCCTCGTGCATGCTCCGCCTCGTCGCGGATAGCGAATCGCATAATACGCTAAGCGCGCAACAAGGCAGAGGCGGGGCGAGCTTTGCAATATCCAAAGGGATTTCAGCACGCGATCATGTTCGAAAGAATCGCGCGGTGAGATTGCTCCTGGGGATCGCACCAGCAGCGATTGCTTTGCGTTGAAGGGAAGTTTGGCTAAAGATGAAAGCGAAACGAAGGAGGGCGCATGTTTCTGTCGGATCGTCAGGAGAAGATCATCGCGCTTGCGAGATCGTCGGGCCGGGTACTGGTCGATGATCTGGCGGCGCAGTTTGCCGTGACACCGCAGACGATCCGCAAGGATCTGAACGATCTTTGCGATGCGCAGCTTCTGACGCGCATTCATGGCGGTGCAACCTTCCCGCGTGGGACGGAGAATGTCCGCTATGATGCGCGGCGCCAGATCGCCGCAACGGAAAAACAGGCAATCGGCGTTGCTGCCGCTGATCTCATTCCCAACAACAGCTCGCTCTTCATCAATATCGGCACGACGACGGAAGCTGTCGGAGAGGCGCTCTCCGATCATCACGAATTGATGGTGATCACCAATAACATCAATGTTGCCAATAGATTACGGCTTATCGACAATATCGAGGTGGTGATCGCCGGCGGTGTGGTACGCCAGTCCGACGGCGGCATCGTCGGGGAGGCGGCCGTCGATTTCATCAGGCAGTTCAAGGTCGACTATGCCGTGATCGGCGCTTCGGCGATCGATCCGGACGGCGCTTTGCTCGATTACGATTTCCGTGAGGTGAAGGTGGCGCAGGCCATCATCGCCAATGCAAGACACGTCATCCTGGTAGCGGATTCGACCAAGTTCGAACGGACGGCACCCGTCCGTATCGGCCAGATTTCGCAGGTCCATACCTTTATCACCGACCAATGCGATTCGCCTTCCATCCGCAATATCTGTCAGCAGAGCGGCGTTGTGCTGGTCGAAACAGCGAAAGTTAATCGCTGATTTTAGCGGTGAATAACATTCGTTTGACATTCGAAAAATTTTCGATTTAATCATCTTCACTTTCGCAATGGTGGGGAACCGTTGCGCTGTCCTGGCTCAAAGAGGGGGAGCATGAGCCGTATCCACGATATTTTCGTCATTGGTGGCGGGATCAACGGCTGCGGGATCGCGCGCGATGCGGTTGGTCGTGGTTATACGGTGGCGCTTGCCGAGATGAACGATTTCGCCTCCGGCACCTCGTCGGGTGCGACCAAGCTCATCCATGGGGGCCTGCGCTATCTCGAACATTACGAGTTCCGCCTGGTGCGGGAATCGCTGATGGAGCGCGAGATCCTGTGGGCCATGGCCCCGCACATCATCTGGCCGCTGCGCTTCGTGCTGCCCTATCACAAGGGCGGCATAAGGCCGGCCTGGATGATCCGGCTTGGCCTGTTCCTCTACGATCATCTCGGCGGCCGCAAGCTGTTGCCGCCGACGGCGGTGCTCGACATGCGCACCGATGCGGCGGCAAAGCCGCTGAAGGCACTGTTTTCCAAAGCCTTCGAATATTCCGACGGCTGGGTCGACGATGCCCGCATGGTGGTGCTGAACGCCCGCGATGCCGCCGACAAGGGCGCGCTGATCCTGCCGCGCACCAGGGTGGTGTCGGCCAGACAGGAGAAAGGTGCTCAGGAGAAGGATGCTGAGGGGAGCGGCGTCTGGACGATCGAGACGATCAATACGGTGACCGGCAAGAGCGAACGCCATCAGGCCCGCATGCTGATCAATGCCGCCGGTCCCTGGGTCGACCATGTCATCCGCTCCGCCTTCGGCCAGAACGAGGCCCGGCATGTGCGCCTCGTCCAGGGCAGCCACATCATCGTGAAGAAGAAGTTCGAGGGACCACGCGCCTATTTCTTCCAGAACCCCGACAACCGCATCATCTTCGCCATCCCCTACGAGACCGACTTCACGCTGATCGGCACCACCGACCGCGACTACACCGCCGATCCGAAAGACGTGAAGATCTCCGAGGAGGAGACGCTCTATCTCTGCAATGCGGCGTCGGAATATTTCAAGGAGCCGGTCAGGCCCGAGGATATCGTCTGGACCTATTCGGCGGTCAGGCCGCTCTTCGACGACGGCGCCTCC
Proteins encoded:
- the glpD gene encoding glycerol-3-phosphate dehydrogenase — encoded protein: MSRIHDIFVIGGGINGCGIARDAVGRGYTVALAEMNDFASGTSSGATKLIHGGLRYLEHYEFRLVRESLMEREILWAMAPHIIWPLRFVLPYHKGGIRPAWMIRLGLFLYDHLGGRKLLPPTAVLDMRTDAAAKPLKALFSKAFEYSDGWVDDARMVVLNARDAADKGALILPRTRVVSARQEKGAQEKDAEGSGVWTIETINTVTGKSERHQARMLINAAGPWVDHVIRSAFGQNEARHVRLVQGSHIIVKKKFEGPRAYFFQNPDNRIIFAIPYETDFTLIGTTDRDYTADPKDVKISEEETLYLCNAASEYFKEPVRPEDIVWTYSAVRPLFDDGASKAQEATRDYVLKVEGKAGEAPLLNVFGGKLTTYRRLSEHALEKIGEAIGVKGRPWTAGSHLPGGDFAVQGYEGEVTKLKARYPFLADAHARRLVRRYGTKAVTLLGNAARIEDLGRLFGSDLYEAEVRYLIENEWARNAQDVLWRRTKDGLRLSKEQARSLEEYMAAMPAQMAG